From the Pseudarthrobacter sp. MM222 genome, one window contains:
- a CDS encoding phosphatase PAP2 family protein codes for MAEEQTRESPGRWRVFHDKFVVEERFMSEAARKNLYRIALGLMIVGAVVFFVILAGVLGRDGVSQVDEPVRSWLLTLRSEPLTIVMIVLAVIFGPVALPIIILVVTVAWGLLAKHAWRPLVLAGAMLTGVILAQVIGRTVDRQRPPVDLMLFGADTTFAFPSGHVLGACDFLLLTTYLIFSRRRNPKTAIIGFAVAGVGIFLAAVSRLYLGYHWTSDALASLAISFVILGAVIALDTWRTARIPGERVTGVLSKADTSQD; via the coding sequence ATGGCTGAGGAACAAACCCGGGAGTCCCCGGGCCGGTGGCGGGTATTCCATGACAAATTCGTCGTGGAAGAGCGCTTCATGAGTGAGGCCGCACGGAAGAATCTCTACCGGATTGCCCTGGGCCTGATGATCGTTGGAGCCGTGGTCTTTTTCGTCATTCTGGCCGGCGTTCTCGGGCGTGACGGAGTCAGCCAGGTCGATGAGCCAGTGCGGTCCTGGCTCCTGACCCTGCGCTCTGAGCCCCTGACGATCGTCATGATCGTCCTGGCGGTCATCTTCGGGCCGGTTGCCCTGCCGATCATCATCCTGGTGGTGACCGTTGCGTGGGGGCTGCTGGCCAAGCACGCCTGGCGCCCCCTGGTGCTCGCGGGCGCCATGCTGACCGGCGTGATCCTGGCGCAAGTCATCGGCCGGACGGTGGACCGCCAGCGTCCTCCGGTGGACCTGATGCTCTTCGGGGCAGACACCACGTTCGCGTTCCCCTCCGGCCATGTCCTCGGGGCCTGCGACTTCCTGCTCCTGACCACTTACCTCATCTTCTCTCGCCGGCGCAATCCGAAGACTGCCATCATCGGCTTCGCCGTGGCGGGGGTCGGGATCTTTCTTGCCGCGGTCAGCCGCCTCTATCTGGGGTACCACTGGACCTCCGATGCGCTGGCCTCACTGGCCATTTCCTTCGTGATACTGGGGGCTGTAATTGCCCTGGATACCTGGCGGACCGCACGGATTCCCGGCGAGCGCGTCACCGGAGTCCTCTCGAAGGCCGACACCAGCCAGGACTAG
- a CDS encoding cyclase family protein yields the protein MTWFDLSVPLHTGMPVYPGDPEVVIAPALSVAADGANVLSLSLGSHSGTHADAPLHVHDGWPALDDLPLFRFSGLAELVDVRGVGLGGRISAAHLAGLACEGSSAVAAGESGSGEPGSGEPGKILLLHTGSAAAWGSDEYLKHPWLDADAAQLIVDRGYRAVGVDALSVDPSSGGPAEGAEDGVPAAGGAFPAHEILAGSGCVIVENLTGLEQVQRARDSGAAVEVFLFPLNVPGSDGAPVRAVARPVVERAVRPPQWPNLGLDEVQAAADSLVAAFAATDTVTYFAAFSPDATYIFHPEAESLGSRSAYRALWDGWVAAGWRVLECRSSERNIQLLGTTAVFSHRVATTVRTDSTGGTFASDERETIVFARAADGGVLAVHEHLSSCPA from the coding sequence GTGACCTGGTTCGATCTCAGCGTTCCGCTCCATACCGGGATGCCGGTCTACCCCGGGGATCCCGAGGTGGTGATTGCACCGGCGCTGAGCGTGGCAGCCGACGGCGCCAATGTGCTCTCGCTCAGCCTGGGCTCCCATTCCGGAACCCATGCCGATGCTCCCCTGCACGTGCACGACGGCTGGCCCGCCCTGGACGATCTGCCGCTGTTCCGCTTCAGCGGGCTGGCCGAGCTGGTGGACGTCCGCGGGGTGGGCCTCGGCGGCCGCATTTCGGCCGCGCATCTCGCCGGGCTCGCGTGCGAGGGCTCCTCCGCAGTCGCCGCCGGCGAATCGGGTTCCGGCGAGCCGGGTTCCGGCGAACCGGGGAAGATCCTCCTGCTGCACACCGGCAGTGCCGCCGCCTGGGGTTCGGACGAGTATTTGAAGCATCCGTGGCTCGACGCCGATGCGGCGCAACTGATCGTGGACCGCGGCTACCGCGCGGTTGGCGTGGACGCCCTCAGTGTGGACCCCAGTTCCGGTGGACCTGCTGAGGGCGCTGAGGACGGCGTGCCGGCCGCCGGTGGCGCCTTTCCGGCCCACGAGATCCTGGCTGGAAGCGGGTGCGTCATCGTGGAAAACCTGACCGGCCTGGAACAGGTCCAGCGGGCCCGGGACTCCGGGGCCGCCGTCGAAGTCTTCCTGTTTCCGCTCAATGTCCCGGGCTCCGACGGGGCGCCGGTCCGCGCCGTCGCCCGGCCGGTGGTGGAGCGCGCGGTGCGGCCACCGCAGTGGCCCAACCTCGGCCTCGACGAGGTCCAGGCTGCGGCGGACTCCTTGGTCGCCGCCTTCGCTGCCACTGACACCGTTACCTACTTCGCGGCGTTCAGCCCTGATGCCACGTATATTTTCCATCCAGAGGCCGAAAGCCTTGGTTCCCGGTCGGCCTACCGAGCGCTCTGGGACGGCTGGGTAGCTGCGGGGTGGCGCGTGCTGGAGTGCCGCAGCAGCGAACGGAACATCCAGCTGCTGGGGACCACCGCGGTGTTTTCTCATCGGGTGGCCACGACGGTCCGAACCGATTCCACGGGCGGCACATTTGCCAGCGATGAACGGGAGACGATCGTCTTTGCCCGGGCAGCGGACGGCGGCGTTCTGGCTGTCCATGAGCACCTCTCATCCTGCCCAGCGTGA
- a CDS encoding App1 family protein: MELASQHSPQQPSVSGNKVFRFAHRFSDTVNGLRLKAARRWNFIPQTIAYQGYGSTSWVRVLGRVVLTSKPKPGSPAEQAAQNGNQNVRGWRAFTSVPIQFTDVEIEIGGVTARVHADRGGLVDTVVQVSLSPGWHTAELRAEGTEPVKSQIFVISPDTELGIVSDIDDTIMVTALPRPFLALWNTFVLSERARMATPGMAVLLDRLLVKHPEAPVIYLSTGPWNAAPTLARFITRNMYPPGALLLTDWGLTNDRWFRSGQEHKRRNLELLAEEFPNMRWLLFGDNGQHDEAIYSHFAQQHGDRVAAIGIRQLSAGESVLAGGHSESGDHTGSSVPWFYSPDGAGLAKGLRELNVL; the protein is encoded by the coding sequence ATGGAATTGGCGTCACAGCACTCACCCCAGCAGCCATCGGTCTCCGGCAACAAGGTCTTCCGGTTCGCCCACCGGTTTTCGGACACCGTCAACGGGCTGCGGCTGAAGGCGGCCAGGCGCTGGAACTTCATTCCGCAGACCATCGCCTACCAGGGCTACGGTTCCACCAGCTGGGTCCGTGTGCTCGGGCGGGTGGTGCTCACGAGCAAGCCGAAGCCCGGCAGCCCGGCGGAGCAGGCAGCTCAGAACGGCAACCAGAACGTCCGGGGCTGGCGGGCGTTCACCAGCGTGCCGATCCAGTTCACCGACGTCGAAATCGAAATCGGCGGCGTCACCGCCCGGGTGCACGCGGACCGCGGCGGGCTCGTGGATACGGTCGTGCAGGTGTCCCTCTCTCCCGGCTGGCACACGGCGGAGCTGCGCGCCGAGGGGACCGAACCGGTGAAGTCGCAGATCTTCGTCATTTCCCCGGACACCGAGCTGGGAATCGTCTCGGATATCGACGACACGATCATGGTCACCGCGCTCCCCCGGCCGTTCCTCGCGCTGTGGAACACCTTCGTCCTGAGCGAACGTGCCCGGATGGCGACGCCCGGCATGGCGGTGCTGCTGGACCGCCTCCTGGTGAAGCATCCGGAGGCGCCGGTGATCTACCTTTCCACCGGACCGTGGAATGCGGCTCCCACCCTGGCCCGCTTCATCACCCGCAACATGTACCCGCCTGGCGCCCTGCTCCTCACCGACTGGGGCCTGACCAACGACCGCTGGTTCCGCAGCGGCCAGGAACACAAGCGCCGGAACCTGGAACTGCTGGCGGAAGAGTTCCCGAACATGCGCTGGCTGCTTTTCGGGGATAACGGCCAGCACGACGAGGCGATCTACTCGCACTTCGCCCAGCAGCACGGTGACCGTGTGGCCGCCATCGGCATCCGCCAGCTATCCGCCGGCGAATCGGTGCTGGCCGGTGGACACTCCGAGTCCGGCGACCACACCGGTTCGTCCGTTCCGTGGTTCTACTCCCCCGACGGCGCCGGTCTGGCCAAAGGCCTGCGGGAACTGAACGTTCTCTAG
- a CDS encoding J domain-containing protein, translating to MNADPRGYYAALHLTPAATQADIQRAFRALIRLHHPDVGPTGPGEEGRGADVGNILAAFGVLRNPLTRAEYDRNGQAPGAGAGSGPTAAAPRDIPVRHHGGRGPALRITPVRWERGPWEGRS from the coding sequence ATGAACGCCGATCCTCGAGGTTACTACGCGGCCCTGCACCTGACGCCGGCCGCGACGCAAGCGGACATCCAGCGGGCTTTCCGCGCGCTGATCCGGCTGCACCACCCCGACGTCGGACCAACAGGTCCCGGTGAGGAGGGCCGAGGGGCGGACGTGGGCAATATCCTGGCCGCCTTTGGCGTGCTGCGCAACCCGTTGACCCGGGCCGAGTACGACCGGAACGGGCAGGCTCCGGGCGCAGGCGCAGGCAGCGGCCCCACCGCGGCTGCACCGAGGGACATCCCGGTGCGCCACCACGGGGGACGCGGCCCGGCATTGCGCATCACGCCGGTCCGGTGGGAACGGGGCCCCTGGGAGGGGCGCAGCTAG
- a CDS encoding purine-cytosine permease family protein codes for MAKAQPAGTRGERNRGKVTEVETYGIERIPEKDRNASAFDLFRVSFGGANTFATAFLGAFPILFGLSFWQGLAATVTGLVIGALLLAPMAVFGPTNGTNNAVSSSAHLGVHGRIVGSFLSLLTATAFFSISVWSSGDALVGGLNRLVGLPQDMGSFAVAYGLFAGMVLVVCIYGFKFMLLVNKIAVTAATALFVVGFIAFAGELNLNFEGAFGTGFDGVGIAGFIPAFIGAALIVMSNPISFGAFLGDWARYIPTDTPKRRVMGAALLAQLATLVPFVFGLATASIIAAKAPEFMDPAAPNYVGGLLAVSPAWYFVPLCAIALIGGMSTGATSLYGTGLDFSSVFPRFNRVQATLIIGVLAIVFIFLGRFAFNLVQSISTFATLIVTCTAPWMVVMIIGFITRRGWYDADALQVFNRRQTGGRYWFNHGWNLRGMSAWLISAAVGLSMVNMPGQFQGPLGNLGGGVDISLPASLALAAVLYLGLLWIFPEPRAVFPAAGPRWVPSKDTPVTPVLDAAGIAVPVASGGAPALEMPGDRDSELVARP; via the coding sequence ATGGCCAAGGCACAGCCGGCCGGAACGCGCGGGGAACGGAACCGCGGCAAGGTCACCGAAGTGGAGACCTACGGGATTGAGCGGATTCCGGAAAAGGACCGCAATGCGAGCGCCTTTGACCTGTTCAGGGTTTCCTTCGGCGGTGCCAACACCTTTGCGACAGCCTTCCTCGGCGCCTTTCCCATCCTGTTCGGACTGTCGTTCTGGCAGGGGCTGGCTGCAACCGTGACGGGACTCGTGATCGGCGCCCTCCTGCTGGCGCCGATGGCCGTCTTTGGCCCCACAAACGGAACCAACAACGCCGTGTCCTCCTCCGCCCACCTCGGCGTGCACGGCCGGATTGTCGGCTCCTTCCTGTCGCTCCTCACGGCTACGGCCTTCTTCTCCATCTCCGTCTGGAGTTCCGGCGATGCCCTGGTGGGTGGCCTGAACCGGCTGGTCGGCCTTCCGCAGGACATGGGCTCCTTCGCGGTCGCCTACGGACTTTTCGCCGGGATGGTCCTGGTTGTCTGCATCTACGGGTTCAAGTTCATGCTGCTCGTCAACAAAATTGCTGTCACGGCGGCCACCGCGCTCTTCGTCGTGGGCTTCATCGCTTTCGCCGGCGAACTCAACCTGAACTTCGAGGGCGCCTTCGGCACCGGATTCGACGGCGTCGGCATCGCAGGCTTCATCCCGGCCTTCATCGGGGCTGCCCTGATTGTCATGTCCAACCCGATCTCCTTCGGGGCGTTCCTTGGCGACTGGGCCCGCTACATCCCCACCGACACGCCCAAGCGCCGGGTCATGGGCGCCGCGCTGCTCGCTCAGCTGGCCACGCTCGTGCCGTTTGTCTTCGGTCTGGCGACGGCGTCCATCATCGCCGCGAAGGCGCCGGAGTTCATGGACCCGGCAGCGCCCAACTATGTTGGCGGGCTGCTGGCGGTCTCCCCGGCCTGGTACTTCGTGCCTCTCTGCGCCATCGCCCTGATCGGCGGCATGTCCACCGGCGCCACCTCGCTCTATGGAACGGGACTGGACTTCAGCAGTGTGTTCCCGCGTTTTAACCGGGTGCAGGCCACCCTCATCATCGGCGTCCTGGCTATCGTCTTCATCTTCCTCGGGCGCTTCGCCTTCAACCTGGTGCAGAGCATTTCGACCTTTGCCACCCTGATTGTCACCTGCACCGCGCCCTGGATGGTGGTCATGATCATCGGTTTTATCACCCGGCGGGGCTGGTACGACGCCGATGCCCTGCAGGTCTTCAACCGCCGCCAGACCGGAGGACGTTACTGGTTCAACCACGGCTGGAATCTGCGCGGCATGAGCGCCTGGCTGATCAGCGCGGCGGTGGGCCTCAGCATGGTCAACATGCCCGGTCAGTTCCAGGGCCCGCTGGGGAACCTCGGTGGCGGTGTGGACATCAGCCTGCCGGCGTCACTCGCGCTTGCGGCGGTCCTCTACCTTGGGCTGCTGTGGATCTTCCCTGAGCCGCGTGCGGTGTTCCCGGCCGCCGGTCCCCGGTGGGTCCCATCCAAGGACACTCCGGTCACCCCGGTCCTGGATGCCGCCGGCATTGCTGTTCCAGTCGCATCAGGCGGGGCGCCGGCCCTCGAGATGCCCGGGGACCGAGACTCTGAACTGGTGGCCCGGCCGTGA
- a CDS encoding MmcQ/YjbR family DNA-binding protein codes for MATEDDVRRAALALPGVVERPSWGRPAWFAATLMARIWDDGVLTVKTEEREALAGTDPETYFWTPHHDRSPQLVLVRLDRIGLEELGELLDESHRLAGGRLR; via the coding sequence ATGGCCACTGAAGACGATGTCCGCAGAGCCGCTCTTGCACTTCCGGGAGTAGTGGAGCGGCCGAGCTGGGGCAGGCCCGCGTGGTTCGCGGCCACCCTGATGGCCCGGATCTGGGACGACGGGGTGCTGACGGTCAAGACGGAGGAGCGCGAGGCGCTCGCCGGGACGGACCCTGAAACCTACTTCTGGACGCCGCACCATGACCGGTCGCCGCAGCTGGTCCTCGTCCGGTTGGACCGGATCGGCCTGGAAGAGCTCGGCGAGCTCCTGGATGAGTCGCACCGGCTCGCCGGCGGCAGGCTTCGGTAG
- a CDS encoding DUF72 domain-containing protein, which yields MTLQIGTSGWSYDHWENVLYPPGMPARDRLAHYAARFTTVELNASFYRWPRDVSFASWRRRLPAGFLLSVKAPRGLTHAKKLHSPEVWVERIAKCWHELGDKRAVLLVQLPPGFARDDARLDYFLAALPEWIRVSVEFRHPSWDHPEVYALLERHGAAYCVMSGAGLPCILRATAPFVYVRLHGPDHQYLYGGSYSDDELRWWADRIREWRAAGKDVFVYFNNDGGGNAVRNALTLRWLLDGA from the coding sequence GTGACACTGCAGATCGGCACTTCCGGGTGGAGCTACGACCATTGGGAAAACGTGCTCTACCCGCCGGGGATGCCTGCGCGGGACCGGCTGGCGCACTATGCGGCCCGGTTCACGACGGTGGAACTGAACGCCAGCTTCTACCGCTGGCCGCGGGACGTTTCCTTCGCGAGCTGGCGCCGCCGGCTGCCGGCCGGATTCCTCTTATCGGTGAAGGCCCCGCGCGGTTTGACCCACGCCAAGAAGCTCCACTCCCCCGAGGTCTGGGTGGAGCGGATCGCCAAGTGCTGGCACGAGTTGGGCGACAAGCGGGCCGTGCTGCTGGTCCAGCTGCCGCCGGGTTTCGCGCGCGACGACGCCCGCCTGGACTATTTTCTCGCCGCGCTGCCGGAGTGGATCCGCGTCAGCGTCGAGTTCCGCCACCCCAGCTGGGACCACCCCGAGGTCTATGCGCTGCTGGAACGGCACGGGGCCGCGTATTGCGTCATGAGCGGCGCCGGGCTTCCCTGCATCCTCCGCGCCACAGCACCGTTCGTGTACGTCCGGCTGCACGGCCCGGATCACCAGTACCTCTATGGTGGGTCGTATTCGGACGACGAACTGCGCTGGTGGGCTGACCGGATCAGGGAATGGCGGGCCGCCGGAAAGGACGTCTTTGTGTATTTCAACAACGACGGCGGCGGTAACGCCGTGCGCAACGCCCTCACGCTGCGCTGGCTGCTGGATGGGGCCTGA
- a CDS encoding Hsp20/alpha crystallin family protein, whose protein sequence is MLMRTDPFRELDRLTQQVFGTAARPAAMPMDAWQEDGEFVVAFDLPGVNVDTVDLDIERNVLTVRAERRDPTQPNIELIASERPRGVFSRQLILGDTLDTEKVKATYADGVLTLRIPVLEKAKPRKIEIAHTQDKLQEIGK, encoded by the coding sequence ATGTTGATGCGTACGGACCCGTTCCGGGAACTCGACCGGCTCACCCAGCAGGTCTTCGGGACGGCCGCACGGCCCGCTGCCATGCCGATGGACGCCTGGCAGGAGGACGGGGAGTTCGTCGTCGCTTTCGATCTTCCGGGCGTCAACGTTGACACGGTTGATCTTGATATTGAGCGCAATGTCCTCACGGTCCGGGCCGAGCGGCGTGATCCGACGCAGCCCAATATTGAGCTGATAGCGTCGGAGCGGCCGCGCGGCGTCTTCAGCCGCCAGCTGATCCTGGGCGACACCCTGGACACGGAGAAGGTCAAGGCCACGTATGCCGACGGCGTGCTGACGCTCCGCATCCCGGTGCTGGAGAAGGCGAAGCCGCGCAAGATCGAGATCGCGCACACTCAGGACAAGCTGCAGGAGATCGGGAAGTAG
- a CDS encoding MerR family transcriptional regulator gives MDGRGAEMGLYAISVVAQLVGTGQQNIRLYERRGLLTPDRTAGGTRQYSEADLAVLRRISDLLDEGLNLAGVAKVLELEAANARLRAELKRARARARPGNLDKDAGAAS, from the coding sequence ATGGACGGACGCGGAGCGGAGATGGGCCTGTACGCGATCTCCGTGGTGGCCCAGCTCGTCGGGACGGGGCAGCAGAATATCCGGCTGTACGAGCGCCGGGGACTCCTGACGCCGGACCGTACCGCGGGAGGGACACGCCAGTACAGCGAGGCGGACCTTGCAGTCCTCCGGCGGATCAGCGACCTGCTCGACGAGGGACTCAATTTGGCGGGGGTGGCGAAAGTGCTGGAACTGGAGGCGGCCAACGCGCGGCTGCGGGCCGAACTGAAACGGGCCCGGGCGAGGGCCCGCCCCGGGAACCTGGACAAGGACGCAGGCGCCGCTTCCTGA
- a CDS encoding glycoside hydrolase family 1 protein has product MKASAKELAALLPPRFTLGVATAAFQIEGALDEDGRGPSGWDVFAAKPGSIVDDHSPAVACDHYHRMPEDVALMKELGVDSYRFSFSWSRIQPGGSGPVNPAGLDFYDRLIDLLLDNGISPMATLYHWDTPLELDQAGGWMNRDTAFRLGEFAAIAAAAYGDRVTRWVTVNEPATVSTNGYMLGMHAPGETLLLKALPSVHHQLLGHGLSVQALRAANVPGEIGITNVYSPMVPATGNPLDKISAGLMDLAQNRIYADPVLLGKYPDPIRAATFFSSFSPSSEDMALISQPLDFYGLNYYMPTRVASGPGDGPVPEGMAAAMGDDLSGTGTGAPFHIATFPDTETTAYGWPIKPEYMSVALAEMSERYPDLPPVFITEGGASFEDLEIRDAEGRLIVPDERRVRYLADHIATAVEATSPGGPAENIDLRGYYVWSLLDNFEWSGGYRQQFGLLHVDRESQVRTPKASFYWLQELLAARHNDAAPEARTGAALPELPDADESTGSPDVNPQPVG; this is encoded by the coding sequence ATGAAAGCCTCCGCCAAAGAGCTGGCCGCCCTGCTTCCGCCCCGCTTCACTCTGGGCGTGGCCACCGCCGCTTTCCAGATCGAAGGCGCGCTGGACGAGGACGGACGCGGGCCCTCGGGCTGGGACGTGTTCGCGGCCAAACCGGGATCGATCGTTGACGACCACAGCCCTGCCGTCGCGTGCGACCACTACCACCGGATGCCCGAGGACGTGGCTCTGATGAAGGAACTCGGGGTCGATTCCTATCGCTTCTCCTTCTCCTGGTCCCGCATCCAGCCTGGTGGCAGCGGGCCGGTGAACCCGGCCGGACTGGATTTCTACGACCGCCTGATCGACCTGCTGCTGGACAACGGGATCTCGCCAATGGCCACGCTGTACCACTGGGACACGCCTCTGGAGCTGGACCAGGCAGGCGGGTGGATGAACCGGGATACGGCCTTCCGGCTCGGCGAGTTCGCGGCCATCGCAGCGGCCGCTTACGGGGACCGGGTGACGCGTTGGGTCACGGTCAACGAACCCGCCACGGTGAGCACCAACGGCTACATGCTGGGCATGCACGCACCTGGCGAGACGCTTCTGCTGAAGGCGCTCCCAAGCGTCCATCACCAACTGCTGGGTCACGGACTGTCAGTGCAGGCGCTCCGCGCCGCCAACGTTCCGGGCGAAATCGGCATCACCAACGTCTATTCGCCGATGGTGCCGGCCACGGGCAACCCGCTGGACAAGATCAGTGCCGGCCTGATGGACTTGGCCCAGAACCGGATTTATGCGGACCCGGTCCTGCTGGGAAAGTATCCGGACCCGATCCGGGCAGCAACGTTTTTCTCGTCCTTCAGCCCGTCCAGCGAGGACATGGCGCTCATCTCCCAGCCGCTGGACTTCTACGGGCTGAATTACTACATGCCCACCCGCGTAGCCTCCGGTCCGGGCGACGGCCCGGTGCCCGAGGGCATGGCCGCTGCCATGGGCGATGACCTGAGTGGCACCGGCACCGGCGCTCCGTTCCACATTGCCACCTTCCCGGACACCGAGACCACTGCCTACGGATGGCCGATCAAGCCGGAATACATGTCCGTGGCGCTGGCGGAAATGAGCGAACGCTACCCGGACCTGCCGCCGGTCTTCATCACCGAGGGTGGGGCGAGTTTCGAGGACCTCGAGATCCGGGACGCAGAGGGCCGGCTCATCGTCCCGGATGAACGGCGCGTGCGCTACCTGGCGGATCACATCGCCACCGCCGTAGAAGCCACTTCGCCGGGCGGGCCGGCCGAGAATATCGATCTGCGCGGCTACTACGTCTGGTCCTTGTTGGACAACTTCGAATGGTCCGGCGGCTACAGGCAGCAGTTCGGCCTGCTACACGTGGACCGGGAGTCCCAGGTACGCACGCCCAAGGCCTCCTTCTACTGGCTCCAGGAACTGCTCGCGGCCAGGCATAACGATGCCGCCCCGGAGGCACGCACCGGAGCGGCACTTCCCGAACTGCCCGACGCCGATGAGTCGACGGGCTCGCCCGACGTCAACCCCCAGCCGGTCGGCTGA
- a CDS encoding glycoside hydrolase family 15 protein encodes MALIEDYAMVGDLHTAALISTEGSIDWLCLPRFDSPACFNALVDTPEAGRWLLAPEGGGECTRRHYRKGTLILETEWETPTGKVRVIDFMPPRDGVADIVRIVVGVRGAVRMRGELALRFDYGHIVPWVRHDKHGIHAVAGPDAAYLVTDAPLRGERMHTISDFTVEAGERVPFVLTWTPSHLYRPRAVDPEKVLAATESFWQEWSAKCTVTGPYRKAVQRSLIILKALTFAPTGGIVAAVTTSLPEDLGGARNWDYRFCWLRDATLTLQALLAAGYTEEAASWRDWLLRAVAGDPADLQIMYGIHGERRLPEMELPWLRGYEGSYPVRIGNGAAGQLQLDVWGEVLDCLSLTRNSLLEHTDESWDVQVALMEHLEKAWTWPDNGLWEMRGPRRHFTHSKVMAWVAADRMVKGVRDFGLAGPADRWEELRDTIRAEVMEKGFDAERNTFVQSYGSPELDASLLLIPRVGFLPPNDPRVIGTIEAVQRELTHDGFLRRYKPAEADDGLPGGEGVFLACSFWLVEALLGAGRHHEARKLFERLLALRNDVGLLSEEWSVEDGRQLGNTPQAFSHFALVLSALELHEDAVHRSDTPLPGG; translated from the coding sequence ATGGCCCTCATCGAGGATTATGCAATGGTCGGAGATCTGCACACCGCAGCGCTGATCAGCACCGAAGGCTCCATCGACTGGTTGTGCCTGCCGCGATTCGACTCGCCGGCCTGCTTCAACGCCCTTGTTGACACCCCAGAGGCAGGGCGCTGGCTCCTGGCGCCGGAGGGCGGCGGCGAATGCACCCGACGGCACTACCGCAAGGGCACGCTCATCCTGGAAACCGAGTGGGAGACCCCCACCGGCAAGGTCAGGGTCATCGACTTCATGCCGCCGCGCGACGGGGTCGCGGACATCGTGCGGATCGTGGTGGGGGTCCGCGGTGCTGTCCGGATGCGCGGCGAGCTGGCCCTGCGTTTCGACTACGGGCACATCGTCCCCTGGGTTCGCCACGACAAACACGGGATCCACGCCGTCGCCGGACCCGACGCCGCCTACCTCGTGACCGACGCGCCACTACGGGGCGAGCGGATGCACACGATCAGCGATTTCACCGTCGAGGCCGGGGAGCGGGTGCCGTTCGTGCTGACCTGGACGCCGAGCCACCTGTACCGCCCTCGCGCCGTGGACCCCGAGAAGGTCCTCGCCGCCACCGAGTCCTTCTGGCAGGAGTGGTCCGCCAAATGCACCGTCACCGGCCCCTACCGTAAGGCCGTCCAGCGCTCGCTGATCATCCTGAAGGCCCTGACGTTCGCTCCCACCGGCGGGATCGTGGCCGCGGTGACAACCTCGCTGCCGGAGGACCTGGGGGGCGCCCGCAATTGGGACTACCGCTTCTGCTGGCTCCGCGACGCCACCCTGACGCTCCAGGCGCTGCTGGCCGCCGGCTACACGGAGGAGGCAGCCTCGTGGCGTGACTGGCTGCTCCGGGCCGTGGCCGGAGACCCCGCGGACCTCCAGATCATGTACGGCATCCACGGCGAGCGCAGGCTGCCGGAGATGGAACTTCCCTGGTTGCGGGGCTACGAGGGCTCGTATCCGGTGCGGATTGGAAACGGCGCGGCCGGGCAGCTCCAGCTGGATGTCTGGGGCGAGGTTCTGGACTGCCTGTCGCTGACGAGGAACTCGCTGCTGGAACACACGGACGAATCCTGGGACGTGCAGGTGGCGCTGATGGAGCATCTCGAAAAGGCCTGGACCTGGCCGGACAACGGACTCTGGGAGATGCGCGGCCCCAGACGCCACTTCACCCATTCGAAGGTCATGGCCTGGGTCGCGGCAGACCGGATGGTCAAGGGCGTCCGGGACTTTGGTCTGGCCGGTCCGGCTGACCGGTGGGAGGAACTCCGCGACACCATCCGCGCCGAGGTGATGGAGAAAGGCTTCGACGCCGAACGCAACACGTTCGTGCAGTCCTACGGAAGCCCGGAACTGGACGCCAGCCTGCTGCTCATCCCCCGGGTGGGATTCCTGCCGCCGAATGACCCGCGGGTGATCGGAACGATCGAGGCGGTCCAGCGCGAACTCACGCATGACGGTTTCCTGCGCCGTTACAAGCCAGCGGAAGCCGACGACGGCCTGCCGGGTGGGGAGGGAGTTTTTCTTGCGTGTTCGTTCTGGTTGGTCGAGGCCCTGCTGGGGGCCGGCCGGCATCACGAGGCCAGGAAGCTGTTCGAGCGGCTGCTGGCGCTGCGCAACGACGTCGGGCTCCTTAGCGAGGAATGGAGCGTGGAGGACGGCCGGCAGCTGGGGAACACCCCGCAGGCGTTCAGCCACTTCGCCCTCGTGCTGAGTGCCCTCGAACTGCATGAAGACGCCGTGCACCGCAGCGACACCCCGCTCCCGGGCGGCTGA